In Megalops cyprinoides isolate fMegCyp1 chromosome 25, fMegCyp1.pri, whole genome shotgun sequence, a single window of DNA contains:
- the LOC118772205 gene encoding plasma membrane calcium-transporting ATPase 1-like isoform X1, whose amino-acid sequence MAKNSYSGVKNSTAEANHDGDFGCSLKELRSLMELRAAEGLQKMEQTYGGVQGLCTRLRSSPVEGLSGHPADIGKRKEVFGQNFIPPKKPKTFLQLVWEALQDVTLIILEVAAIVSLGLSFYKPPDAEREHCGNAAGGVEDEGEAEAGWIEGAAILLSVICVVLVTAFNDWSKEKQFRGLQSRIEQEQKFTVVRGGQVIQIPVTDIVVGDIAQIKYGDLLPADGILIQGNDLKIDESSLTGESDHVKKALDKDPMLLSGTHVMEGSGKMVVTAVGVNSQTGIIFTLLGAGGEDDEEDEEKEEKRRKKEEKKKKKNKKQDGSSENRKKAKAQDGVAVEMQPLNSEDAGDAEKKKANLPKKEKSVLQGKLTKLAVQIGKAGLVMSAITVIILVVLFVADTFWIQGLPWVKDCTPIYVQFFVKFFIIGVTVLVVAVPEGLPLAVTISLAYSVKKMMKDNNLVRHLDACETMGNATAICSDKTGTLTMNRMTVVQAYVGEKHYRKVPEPELIPGSTMDLLILGISVNSAYTTKIMSPEKEGGLPRQVGNKTECALLGFALDLKRDYQAIRNEIPEEKLYKVYTFNSVRKSMSTVLKNADGSYRMFSKGASEILLKKCCRILTASGEPKVFRPRDRDDMVKKVIEPMASEGLRTICLAYRDFPASEGEPDWDNETGILTGLTCICVVGIEDPVRPEVPDAIRKCQRAGITVRMVTGDNINTARAIATKCGILQPGDDFLCLEGKEFNRRIRNEKGEIEQERIDKIWPKLRVLARSSPTDKHTLVKGIIDSTIVEQRQVVAVTGDGTNDGPALKKADVGFAMGIAGTDVAKEASDIILTDDNFSSIVKAVMWGRNVYDSISKFLQFQLTVNVVAVIVAFTGACITQDSPLKAVQMLWVNLIMDTFASLALATEPPTESLLLRKPYGRNKPLISRTMMKNILGHGVYQLTIIFTLLFAGEQIFDIDSGRNAPLHAPPSEHYTIVFNTFVMMQLFNEINARKIHGERNVFDGIFNNLIFCTIVFGTFVIQIVIVQFGGKPFSCVGLTVDQWLWCIFLGMGCLLWGQVISSIPTSRLKFLKTAGHGTQKEEIPDEELEDMDDLEEIDHAERELRRGQILWFRGLNRIQTQMDVVSAFQSGVAFQGAVRRQASSASQQHDIRVVNAFRSSLSPYEGLENPESRSSIHNFMTHPEFRIEDSEPHIPLIDDTDAEDDAPTKRNSSPPRSPTPTPPPPPPALASPSPQAPPSPQAPPSPNKNNNAVDGGARLFLDVDKRGSLVPPGSPLHSLETSL is encoded by the exons gtTTAAGTGGACACCCTGCAGACATCGGCAAAAGGAAAGAAGTGTTTGGACAGAACTTTATACCTCCGAAAAAGCCAAAAACCTTCCTCCAGTTAGTGTGGGAAGCGTTGCAGGACGTAACACTGATTATTCTTGAAGTGGCAGCCATAGTCTCTTTAGGCCTTTCCTTTTATAAACCTCCAGATGCTGAAAGAGAGC ACTGCGGCAATGCGGCGGGGGGCGTGGAGGACGAGGGGGAGGCGGAGGCGGGCTGGATCGAGGGCGCCGCCATCCTCCTGTCAGTCATCTGCGTGGTGCTGGTGACGGCCTTCAACGACTGGAGCAAGGAGAAGCAGTTCAGGGGGCTGCAGAGCCGCATCGAGCAGGAGCAGAAGTTCACCGTGGTGCGGGGCGGCCAGGTCATCCAGATCCCCGTCACCGACATCGTCGTCGGGGACATCGCACAGATCAAATACG GTGACCTCCTGCCCGCAGATGGCATCCTCATACAAGGGAACGATCTCAAAATCGACGAGAGCTCTCTGACAGGGGAGTCGGACCACGTCAAGAAGGCGCTGGATAAAGACCCCATGCTGCTGTCAG GTACCCATGTGATGGAGGGCTCGGGGAAGATGGTCGTCACGGCCGTCGGGGTGAACTCCCAGACCGGCATCATCTTCACCCTGCTGGGGGCGGGAGGCGAGGACgatgaggaggacgaggagaaggaggagaagaggaggaagaaggaggagaagaagaaaaagaaaa ACAAAAAGCAGGACGGGTCGTCTGAGAACCGCAAAAAGG ctAAAGCCCAGGACGGCGTGGCAGTGGAGATGCAGCCTCTGAACAGCGAGGACGCAGGCGACGCAGAAAAGAAGAAGGCCAACTTGCCAAAGAAAGAGAAGTCAGTTCTGCAGGGGAAGCTGACGAAACTAGCAGTCCAGATCGGCAAAGCAG GCCTGGTGATGTCGGCCATCACGGTCATAATACTGGTGGTGCTGTTCGTGGCGGACACCTTCTGGATCCAGGGCCTGCCATGGGTGAAAGACTGCACCCCCATCTACGTCCAGTTCTTCGTCAAGTTCTTCATCATCGGCGTCACCGTGCTGGTGGTGGCCGTGCCGGAGGGCCTGCCGCTGGCTGTCACCATTTCTCTGGCGTACTCCGTTAAA aaaatgatgaaagacAACAACCTGGTGAGGCACCTGGACGCCTGTGAGACCATGGGCAACGCCACGGCCATCTGCTCCGACAAGACGGGCACGCTGACCATGAACAGGATGACGGTGGTGCAGGCGTACGTGGGCGAGAAGCACTACCGCAAGGTCCCGGAGCCAGAGCTGATCCCCGGCAGCACCATGGACCTGCTGATCTTGGGGATCAGTGTCAACTCCGCCTACACCACCAAGATCATG TCTCcggagaaggagggggggctGCCGAGGCAGGTGGGGAACAAGACTGAATGTGCCTTGCTGGGCTTCGCCCTGGACCTGAAGAGGGACTACCAGGCCATCCGCAACGAGATCCCCGAGGAGAAGCTGTACAAGGTCTACACCTTCAACTCGGTCAGGAAGTCCATGAGCACGGTGCTGAAGAACGCTGACGGCAGCTACCGCATGTTCAGCAAGGGGGCCTCCGAGATCCTCCTCAAGAA gtgCTGTAGGATTCTGACGGCGAGCGGTGAGCCGAAGGTGTTCCGGCCGCGGGACCGGGACGACATGGTGAAGAAGGTAATCGAGCCCATGGCGTCGGAGGGGCTGCGGACCATCTGCCTGGCCTACAGGGACTTCCCCGCCTCCGAGGGCGAGCCCGACTGGGACAACGAGACGGGCATCCTCACCGGCCTCACCTGCATCTGCGTGGTGGGCATCGAGGACCCTGTCCGGCCGGAG GTTCCCGACGCCATCCGCAAGTGCCAGCGGGCGGGCATCACGGTGCGCATGGTGACCGGGGACAACATCAACACGGCGCGTGCCATCGCCACCAAGTGCGGCATCCTGCAGCCCGGCGACGACTTCCTCTGCCTGGAGGGCAAGGAGTTCAACCGCAGGATCCGCAACGAGAAGGGAGAG ATCGAACAGGAGCGCATCGATAAGATCTGGCCCAAGCTGCGCGTCCTGGCAAGATCCTCTCCCACCGACAAGCACACACTAGTAAAAG GGATAATCGATAGCACCATcgtggagcagaggcaggtcGTCGCGGTGACGGGGGACGGGACCAACGACGGGCCAGCCTTGAAGAAAGCAGACGTGGGCTTTGCGATG GGCATCGCTGGCACGGATGTAGCAAAGGAAGCCTCTGACATCATCCTGACGGATGATAACTTCAGCAGCATCGTGAAGGCGGTGATGTGGGGGCGGAACGTGTACGACAGCATCTCCAAGTTCCTGCAGTTCCAGCTGACAGTGAATGTGGTGGCGGTGATCGTGGCCTTCACTGGAGCCTGCATCACGCAG GACTCCCCTCTGAAAGCGGTGCAGATGCTGTGGGTGAACCTGATCATGGACACCTTCGCCTCGCTGGCCCTGGCCACCGAGCCTCCCACCgagtccctgctgctgaggaAGCCGTACGGCCGCAACAAGCCCCTCATCTCCCGCACCATGATGAAGAACATCCTGGGCCACGGCGTCTACCAGCTCACCATCATCTTCACCCTGCTGTTCGCCG GAGAGCAGATTTTCGACATCGACAGTGGCAGGAACGCGCCCCTGCATGCACCCCCGTCCGAGCACTACACCATCGTCTTCAACACCTTCGTCATGATGCAGCTCTTCAACGAGATCAACGCCCGCAAGATCCACGGCGAGAGGAACGTCTTCGACGGCATCTTCAACAACCTCATCTTCTGCACCATCGTCTTCGGCACCTTCGTCATCCAG ATTGTCATCGTTCAGTTTGGGGGCAAGCCGTTCAGCTGCGTGGGGCTGACCGTTGACCAGTGGCTGTGGTGCATATTCCTGGGCATGGGCTGTCTCCTCTGGGGCCAG GTGATCTCGTCCATCCCCACGAGCCGGCTGAAGTTCCTGAAGACAGCGGGCCACGGCACGCAGAAGGAGGAGATCCCGgacgaggagctggaggacatgGACGACCTGGAGGAGATCGACCACGCGGAGCGGGAGCTGCGCCGCGGCCAGATCCTCTGGTTCCGAGGGCTCAACCGCATCCAGACTCAG ATGGATGTAGTGAGCGCTTTCCAGAGCGGCGTTGCCTTTCAGGGGGCCGTCAGAAGGCAGGCCTCCAGCGCCAGCCAACAGCACGAT atCCGGGTGGTGAATGCCTTCCGCAGCAGCCTGTCCCCCTATGAGGGGCTTGAGAACCCTGAGTCACGCAGCTCCATTCACAACTTCATGACCCACCCGGAGTTCCGGATAGAGGACTCTGAGCCCCACATCCCCCTCATTGACGACACAGACGCCGAGGACGACGCGCCCACCAAGCGCAactcctcccctccccgctcccccACGCCcacgcccccgcccccgccgccggCCCTGGCCTCACCCTCGCCTCAGGCCCCGCCCTCGCCCCAGGCCCCGCCCTCACCCAACAAGAACAATAACGCCGTGGACGGCGGCGCCCGGCTCTTCCTGGATGTTGACAAGCGGGGCTCCCTCGTGCCCCCCGGGAGCCCCCTCCACAGCCTGGAGACGTCcctctga
- the LOC118772205 gene encoding plasma membrane calcium-transporting ATPase 1-like isoform X2: MAKNSYSGVKNSTAEANHDGDFGCSLKELRSLMELRAAEGLQKMEQTYGGVQGLCTRLRSSPVEGLSGHPADIGKRKEVFGQNFIPPKKPKTFLQLVWEALQDVTLIILEVAAIVSLGLSFYKPPDAEREHCGNAAGGVEDEGEAEAGWIEGAAILLSVICVVLVTAFNDWSKEKQFRGLQSRIEQEQKFTVVRGGQVIQIPVTDIVVGDIAQIKYGDLLPADGILIQGNDLKIDESSLTGESDHVKKALDKDPMLLSGTHVMEGSGKMVVTAVGVNSQTGIIFTLLGAGGEDDEEDEEKEEKRRKKEEKKKKKNKKQDGSSENRKKAKAQDGVAVEMQPLNSEDAGDAEKKKANLPKKEKSVLQGKLTKLAVQIGKAGLVMSAITVIILVVLFVADTFWIQGLPWVKDCTPIYVQFFVKFFIIGVTVLVVAVPEGLPLAVTISLAYSVKKMMKDNNLVRHLDACETMGNATAICSDKTGTLTMNRMTVVQAYVGEKHYRKVPEPELIPGSTMDLLILGISVNSAYTTKIMSPEKEGGLPRQVGNKTECALLGFALDLKRDYQAIRNEIPEEKLYKVYTFNSVRKSMSTVLKNADGSYRMFSKGASEILLKKCCRILTASGEPKVFRPRDRDDMVKKVIEPMASEGLRTICLAYRDFPASEGEPDWDNETGILTGLTCICVVGIEDPVRPEVPDAIRKCQRAGITVRMVTGDNINTARAIATKCGILQPGDDFLCLEGKEFNRRIRNEKGEIEQERIDKIWPKLRVLARSSPTDKHTLVKGIIDSTIVEQRQVVAVTGDGTNDGPALKKADVGFAMGIAGTDVAKEASDIILTDDNFSSIVKAVMWGRNVYDSISKFLQFQLTVNVVAVIVAFTGACITQDSPLKAVQMLWVNLIMDTFASLALATEPPTESLLLRKPYGRNKPLISRTMMKNILGHGVYQLTIIFTLLFAGEQIFDIDSGRNAPLHAPPSEHYTIVFNTFVMMQLFNEINARKIHGERNVFDGIFNNLIFCTIVFGTFVIQIVIVQFGGKPFSCVGLTVDQWLWCIFLGMGCLLWGQVISSIPTSRLKFLKTAGHGTQKEEIPDEELEDMDDLEEIDHAERELRRGQILWFRGLNRIQTQIRVVNAFRSSLSPYEGLENPESRSSIHNFMTHPEFRIEDSEPHIPLIDDTDAEDDAPTKRNSSPPRSPTPTPPPPPPALASPSPQAPPSPQAPPSPNKNNNAVDGGARLFLDVDKRGSLVPPGSPLHSLETSL; this comes from the exons gtTTAAGTGGACACCCTGCAGACATCGGCAAAAGGAAAGAAGTGTTTGGACAGAACTTTATACCTCCGAAAAAGCCAAAAACCTTCCTCCAGTTAGTGTGGGAAGCGTTGCAGGACGTAACACTGATTATTCTTGAAGTGGCAGCCATAGTCTCTTTAGGCCTTTCCTTTTATAAACCTCCAGATGCTGAAAGAGAGC ACTGCGGCAATGCGGCGGGGGGCGTGGAGGACGAGGGGGAGGCGGAGGCGGGCTGGATCGAGGGCGCCGCCATCCTCCTGTCAGTCATCTGCGTGGTGCTGGTGACGGCCTTCAACGACTGGAGCAAGGAGAAGCAGTTCAGGGGGCTGCAGAGCCGCATCGAGCAGGAGCAGAAGTTCACCGTGGTGCGGGGCGGCCAGGTCATCCAGATCCCCGTCACCGACATCGTCGTCGGGGACATCGCACAGATCAAATACG GTGACCTCCTGCCCGCAGATGGCATCCTCATACAAGGGAACGATCTCAAAATCGACGAGAGCTCTCTGACAGGGGAGTCGGACCACGTCAAGAAGGCGCTGGATAAAGACCCCATGCTGCTGTCAG GTACCCATGTGATGGAGGGCTCGGGGAAGATGGTCGTCACGGCCGTCGGGGTGAACTCCCAGACCGGCATCATCTTCACCCTGCTGGGGGCGGGAGGCGAGGACgatgaggaggacgaggagaaggaggagaagaggaggaagaaggaggagaagaagaaaaagaaaa ACAAAAAGCAGGACGGGTCGTCTGAGAACCGCAAAAAGG ctAAAGCCCAGGACGGCGTGGCAGTGGAGATGCAGCCTCTGAACAGCGAGGACGCAGGCGACGCAGAAAAGAAGAAGGCCAACTTGCCAAAGAAAGAGAAGTCAGTTCTGCAGGGGAAGCTGACGAAACTAGCAGTCCAGATCGGCAAAGCAG GCCTGGTGATGTCGGCCATCACGGTCATAATACTGGTGGTGCTGTTCGTGGCGGACACCTTCTGGATCCAGGGCCTGCCATGGGTGAAAGACTGCACCCCCATCTACGTCCAGTTCTTCGTCAAGTTCTTCATCATCGGCGTCACCGTGCTGGTGGTGGCCGTGCCGGAGGGCCTGCCGCTGGCTGTCACCATTTCTCTGGCGTACTCCGTTAAA aaaatgatgaaagacAACAACCTGGTGAGGCACCTGGACGCCTGTGAGACCATGGGCAACGCCACGGCCATCTGCTCCGACAAGACGGGCACGCTGACCATGAACAGGATGACGGTGGTGCAGGCGTACGTGGGCGAGAAGCACTACCGCAAGGTCCCGGAGCCAGAGCTGATCCCCGGCAGCACCATGGACCTGCTGATCTTGGGGATCAGTGTCAACTCCGCCTACACCACCAAGATCATG TCTCcggagaaggagggggggctGCCGAGGCAGGTGGGGAACAAGACTGAATGTGCCTTGCTGGGCTTCGCCCTGGACCTGAAGAGGGACTACCAGGCCATCCGCAACGAGATCCCCGAGGAGAAGCTGTACAAGGTCTACACCTTCAACTCGGTCAGGAAGTCCATGAGCACGGTGCTGAAGAACGCTGACGGCAGCTACCGCATGTTCAGCAAGGGGGCCTCCGAGATCCTCCTCAAGAA gtgCTGTAGGATTCTGACGGCGAGCGGTGAGCCGAAGGTGTTCCGGCCGCGGGACCGGGACGACATGGTGAAGAAGGTAATCGAGCCCATGGCGTCGGAGGGGCTGCGGACCATCTGCCTGGCCTACAGGGACTTCCCCGCCTCCGAGGGCGAGCCCGACTGGGACAACGAGACGGGCATCCTCACCGGCCTCACCTGCATCTGCGTGGTGGGCATCGAGGACCCTGTCCGGCCGGAG GTTCCCGACGCCATCCGCAAGTGCCAGCGGGCGGGCATCACGGTGCGCATGGTGACCGGGGACAACATCAACACGGCGCGTGCCATCGCCACCAAGTGCGGCATCCTGCAGCCCGGCGACGACTTCCTCTGCCTGGAGGGCAAGGAGTTCAACCGCAGGATCCGCAACGAGAAGGGAGAG ATCGAACAGGAGCGCATCGATAAGATCTGGCCCAAGCTGCGCGTCCTGGCAAGATCCTCTCCCACCGACAAGCACACACTAGTAAAAG GGATAATCGATAGCACCATcgtggagcagaggcaggtcGTCGCGGTGACGGGGGACGGGACCAACGACGGGCCAGCCTTGAAGAAAGCAGACGTGGGCTTTGCGATG GGCATCGCTGGCACGGATGTAGCAAAGGAAGCCTCTGACATCATCCTGACGGATGATAACTTCAGCAGCATCGTGAAGGCGGTGATGTGGGGGCGGAACGTGTACGACAGCATCTCCAAGTTCCTGCAGTTCCAGCTGACAGTGAATGTGGTGGCGGTGATCGTGGCCTTCACTGGAGCCTGCATCACGCAG GACTCCCCTCTGAAAGCGGTGCAGATGCTGTGGGTGAACCTGATCATGGACACCTTCGCCTCGCTGGCCCTGGCCACCGAGCCTCCCACCgagtccctgctgctgaggaAGCCGTACGGCCGCAACAAGCCCCTCATCTCCCGCACCATGATGAAGAACATCCTGGGCCACGGCGTCTACCAGCTCACCATCATCTTCACCCTGCTGTTCGCCG GAGAGCAGATTTTCGACATCGACAGTGGCAGGAACGCGCCCCTGCATGCACCCCCGTCCGAGCACTACACCATCGTCTTCAACACCTTCGTCATGATGCAGCTCTTCAACGAGATCAACGCCCGCAAGATCCACGGCGAGAGGAACGTCTTCGACGGCATCTTCAACAACCTCATCTTCTGCACCATCGTCTTCGGCACCTTCGTCATCCAG ATTGTCATCGTTCAGTTTGGGGGCAAGCCGTTCAGCTGCGTGGGGCTGACCGTTGACCAGTGGCTGTGGTGCATATTCCTGGGCATGGGCTGTCTCCTCTGGGGCCAG GTGATCTCGTCCATCCCCACGAGCCGGCTGAAGTTCCTGAAGACAGCGGGCCACGGCACGCAGAAGGAGGAGATCCCGgacgaggagctggaggacatgGACGACCTGGAGGAGATCGACCACGCGGAGCGGGAGCTGCGCCGCGGCCAGATCCTCTGGTTCCGAGGGCTCAACCGCATCCAGACTCAG atCCGGGTGGTGAATGCCTTCCGCAGCAGCCTGTCCCCCTATGAGGGGCTTGAGAACCCTGAGTCACGCAGCTCCATTCACAACTTCATGACCCACCCGGAGTTCCGGATAGAGGACTCTGAGCCCCACATCCCCCTCATTGACGACACAGACGCCGAGGACGACGCGCCCACCAAGCGCAactcctcccctccccgctcccccACGCCcacgcccccgcccccgccgccggCCCTGGCCTCACCCTCGCCTCAGGCCCCGCCCTCGCCCCAGGCCCCGCCCTCACCCAACAAGAACAATAACGCCGTGGACGGCGGCGCCCGGCTCTTCCTGGATGTTGACAAGCGGGGCTCCCTCGTGCCCCCCGGGAGCCCCCTCCACAGCCTGGAGACGTCcctctga
- the LOC118772205 gene encoding plasma membrane calcium-transporting ATPase 1-like isoform X3, protein MAKNSYSGVKNSTAEANHDGDFGCSLKELRSLMELRAAEGLQKMEQTYGGVQGLCTRLRSSPVEGLSGHPADIGKRKEVFGQNFIPPKKPKTFLQLVWEALQDVTLIILEVAAIVSLGLSFYKPPDAEREHCGNAAGGVEDEGEAEAGWIEGAAILLSVICVVLVTAFNDWSKEKQFRGLQSRIEQEQKFTVVRGGQVIQIPVTDIVVGDIAQIKYGDLLPADGILIQGNDLKIDESSLTGESDHVKKALDKDPMLLSGTHVMEGSGKMVVTAVGVNSQTGIIFTLLGAGGEDDEEDEEKEEKRRKKEEKKKKKNKKQDGSSENRKKAKAQDGVAVEMQPLNSEDAGDAEKKKANLPKKEKSVLQGKLTKLAVQIGKAGLVMSAITVIILVVLFVADTFWIQGLPWVKDCTPIYVQFFVKFFIIGVTVLVVAVPEGLPLAVTISLAYSVKKMMKDNNLVRHLDACETMGNATAICSDKTGTLTMNRMTVVQAYVGEKHYRKVPEPELIPGSTMDLLILGISVNSAYTTKIMSPEKEGGLPRQVGNKTECALLGFALDLKRDYQAIRNEIPEEKLYKVYTFNSVRKSMSTVLKNADGSYRMFSKGASEILLKKCCRILTASGEPKVFRPRDRDDMVKKVIEPMASEGLRTICLAYRDFPASEGEPDWDNETGILTGLTCICVVGIEDPVRPEVPDAIRKCQRAGITVRMVTGDNINTARAIATKCGILQPGDDFLCLEGKEFNRRIRNEKGEIEQERIDKIWPKLRVLARSSPTDKHTLVKGIIDSTIVEQRQVVAVTGDGTNDGPALKKADVGFAMGIAGTDVAKEASDIILTDDNFSSIVKAVMWGRNVYDSISKFLQFQLTVNVVAVIVAFTGACITQDSPLKAVQMLWVNLIMDTFASLALATEPPTESLLLRKPYGRNKPLISRTMMKNILGHGVYQLTIIFTLLFAGEQIFDIDSGRNAPLHAPPSEHYTIVFNTFVMMQLFNEINARKIHGERNVFDGIFNNLIFCTIVFGTFVIQIVIVQFGGKPFSCVGLTVDQWLWCIFLGMGCLLWGQVISSIPTSRLKFLKTAGHGTQKEEIPDEELEDMDDLEEIDHAERELRRGQILWFRGLNRIQTQMDVVSAFQSGVAFQGAVRRQASSASQQHDVTNVSSPTHVAHPPAAAPAPASTAAATVGYPGGECLPQQPVPL, encoded by the exons gtTTAAGTGGACACCCTGCAGACATCGGCAAAAGGAAAGAAGTGTTTGGACAGAACTTTATACCTCCGAAAAAGCCAAAAACCTTCCTCCAGTTAGTGTGGGAAGCGTTGCAGGACGTAACACTGATTATTCTTGAAGTGGCAGCCATAGTCTCTTTAGGCCTTTCCTTTTATAAACCTCCAGATGCTGAAAGAGAGC ACTGCGGCAATGCGGCGGGGGGCGTGGAGGACGAGGGGGAGGCGGAGGCGGGCTGGATCGAGGGCGCCGCCATCCTCCTGTCAGTCATCTGCGTGGTGCTGGTGACGGCCTTCAACGACTGGAGCAAGGAGAAGCAGTTCAGGGGGCTGCAGAGCCGCATCGAGCAGGAGCAGAAGTTCACCGTGGTGCGGGGCGGCCAGGTCATCCAGATCCCCGTCACCGACATCGTCGTCGGGGACATCGCACAGATCAAATACG GTGACCTCCTGCCCGCAGATGGCATCCTCATACAAGGGAACGATCTCAAAATCGACGAGAGCTCTCTGACAGGGGAGTCGGACCACGTCAAGAAGGCGCTGGATAAAGACCCCATGCTGCTGTCAG GTACCCATGTGATGGAGGGCTCGGGGAAGATGGTCGTCACGGCCGTCGGGGTGAACTCCCAGACCGGCATCATCTTCACCCTGCTGGGGGCGGGAGGCGAGGACgatgaggaggacgaggagaaggaggagaagaggaggaagaaggaggagaagaagaaaaagaaaa ACAAAAAGCAGGACGGGTCGTCTGAGAACCGCAAAAAGG ctAAAGCCCAGGACGGCGTGGCAGTGGAGATGCAGCCTCTGAACAGCGAGGACGCAGGCGACGCAGAAAAGAAGAAGGCCAACTTGCCAAAGAAAGAGAAGTCAGTTCTGCAGGGGAAGCTGACGAAACTAGCAGTCCAGATCGGCAAAGCAG GCCTGGTGATGTCGGCCATCACGGTCATAATACTGGTGGTGCTGTTCGTGGCGGACACCTTCTGGATCCAGGGCCTGCCATGGGTGAAAGACTGCACCCCCATCTACGTCCAGTTCTTCGTCAAGTTCTTCATCATCGGCGTCACCGTGCTGGTGGTGGCCGTGCCGGAGGGCCTGCCGCTGGCTGTCACCATTTCTCTGGCGTACTCCGTTAAA aaaatgatgaaagacAACAACCTGGTGAGGCACCTGGACGCCTGTGAGACCATGGGCAACGCCACGGCCATCTGCTCCGACAAGACGGGCACGCTGACCATGAACAGGATGACGGTGGTGCAGGCGTACGTGGGCGAGAAGCACTACCGCAAGGTCCCGGAGCCAGAGCTGATCCCCGGCAGCACCATGGACCTGCTGATCTTGGGGATCAGTGTCAACTCCGCCTACACCACCAAGATCATG TCTCcggagaaggagggggggctGCCGAGGCAGGTGGGGAACAAGACTGAATGTGCCTTGCTGGGCTTCGCCCTGGACCTGAAGAGGGACTACCAGGCCATCCGCAACGAGATCCCCGAGGAGAAGCTGTACAAGGTCTACACCTTCAACTCGGTCAGGAAGTCCATGAGCACGGTGCTGAAGAACGCTGACGGCAGCTACCGCATGTTCAGCAAGGGGGCCTCCGAGATCCTCCTCAAGAA gtgCTGTAGGATTCTGACGGCGAGCGGTGAGCCGAAGGTGTTCCGGCCGCGGGACCGGGACGACATGGTGAAGAAGGTAATCGAGCCCATGGCGTCGGAGGGGCTGCGGACCATCTGCCTGGCCTACAGGGACTTCCCCGCCTCCGAGGGCGAGCCCGACTGGGACAACGAGACGGGCATCCTCACCGGCCTCACCTGCATCTGCGTGGTGGGCATCGAGGACCCTGTCCGGCCGGAG GTTCCCGACGCCATCCGCAAGTGCCAGCGGGCGGGCATCACGGTGCGCATGGTGACCGGGGACAACATCAACACGGCGCGTGCCATCGCCACCAAGTGCGGCATCCTGCAGCCCGGCGACGACTTCCTCTGCCTGGAGGGCAAGGAGTTCAACCGCAGGATCCGCAACGAGAAGGGAGAG ATCGAACAGGAGCGCATCGATAAGATCTGGCCCAAGCTGCGCGTCCTGGCAAGATCCTCTCCCACCGACAAGCACACACTAGTAAAAG GGATAATCGATAGCACCATcgtggagcagaggcaggtcGTCGCGGTGACGGGGGACGGGACCAACGACGGGCCAGCCTTGAAGAAAGCAGACGTGGGCTTTGCGATG GGCATCGCTGGCACGGATGTAGCAAAGGAAGCCTCTGACATCATCCTGACGGATGATAACTTCAGCAGCATCGTGAAGGCGGTGATGTGGGGGCGGAACGTGTACGACAGCATCTCCAAGTTCCTGCAGTTCCAGCTGACAGTGAATGTGGTGGCGGTGATCGTGGCCTTCACTGGAGCCTGCATCACGCAG GACTCCCCTCTGAAAGCGGTGCAGATGCTGTGGGTGAACCTGATCATGGACACCTTCGCCTCGCTGGCCCTGGCCACCGAGCCTCCCACCgagtccctgctgctgaggaAGCCGTACGGCCGCAACAAGCCCCTCATCTCCCGCACCATGATGAAGAACATCCTGGGCCACGGCGTCTACCAGCTCACCATCATCTTCACCCTGCTGTTCGCCG GAGAGCAGATTTTCGACATCGACAGTGGCAGGAACGCGCCCCTGCATGCACCCCCGTCCGAGCACTACACCATCGTCTTCAACACCTTCGTCATGATGCAGCTCTTCAACGAGATCAACGCCCGCAAGATCCACGGCGAGAGGAACGTCTTCGACGGCATCTTCAACAACCTCATCTTCTGCACCATCGTCTTCGGCACCTTCGTCATCCAG ATTGTCATCGTTCAGTTTGGGGGCAAGCCGTTCAGCTGCGTGGGGCTGACCGTTGACCAGTGGCTGTGGTGCATATTCCTGGGCATGGGCTGTCTCCTCTGGGGCCAG GTGATCTCGTCCATCCCCACGAGCCGGCTGAAGTTCCTGAAGACAGCGGGCCACGGCACGCAGAAGGAGGAGATCCCGgacgaggagctggaggacatgGACGACCTGGAGGAGATCGACCACGCGGAGCGGGAGCTGCGCCGCGGCCAGATCCTCTGGTTCCGAGGGCTCAACCGCATCCAGACTCAG ATGGATGTAGTGAGCGCTTTCCAGAGCGGCGTTGCCTTTCAGGGGGCCGTCAGAAGGCAGGCCTCCAGCGCCAGCCAACAGCACGATGTAACCAATGTTTCTAGCCCTACACACGTAGCCCATCCTCCCGCCGCTGCACCCGCCCCCGCCAGCACTGCCGCTGCCACTGTGGGGT atCCGGGTGGTGAATGCCTTCCGCAGCAGCCTGTCCCCCTATGA